The following nucleotide sequence is from Saccharothrix texasensis.
GTGTCCGGCTCGGTGGCGGTGCTGGCGGTGCTGGTGCGGCACGGTGTGGCGAAGTGGAACTCGGTGGGCTCGGTGGCGTTCGCCGCGTGGTCGGTCGGGTTGACGCTGGTCGTGATCTTCCCCAAGAACAACTGGGCGATCGGGCCGAGCATGAGCGGCAGCATCCACCGCTTCGGCAGCCTGCTCGCGTTCGTCGCGCTGCCGGTCGCGGCGGTGCTGCTCGCCCGGCCGTGGCGCCGCGACCCGGTGTGGGGCGCGCACGCCCGGTGGACGTTCCGGTTCGGCGTGCTGTCGGCCCTGGCGTTCACGCCGATCCTGTACGCGATCGGCGTGAACGCGGTCGTGGGCACGTCCTGGTGGCGGGTGATCCCGCTCGGGTACGTCGAACGGCTGCTGGTGCTGACCGAGGTGGTGGCGGTGCTGGTCGCGGCGGTGTGGGCCGTCGCGGTGGCGCACCGGCCCGCCACGCCGGACCCGCCTGCCGCACCCGACCCGCTCGTCACACCGGATCCGCCCGCCACGCCGGACCGGCCGGGCGGGGCTCAGGAGTACAGGCCGTCCAGCACGTCCTTGTAGCGGCCCTCGATCTCCTTGCGCCGCATCTTCAGGCTCGCGGTGAGGGTGCCGTCGTCCACCGAGAAGTCTTTCGGCAGCACGGCGAACTTCTTGATCGTCTCGTGCCGCGCCAGCTTCTCGTTCGCCGCCGACACGGCCCGGCCCACCTCGGCATCCGCGTCGAGGTCGCCGGGCGCGAGGTCGGCGTCGAGGGTGACCAGCGCGACGCAGTAGTTGCGGCCGTCGCCGTGCACGAGCACGTTGCCGATGTACGGGCTGCCCGCCTTGACCAGGCCCTCCACCGCCTGCGGCGCGACGTACTTGCCGCCCGAGGTCTTGATCAGCTCCTTCTTCCGGTCGGTGATGCGCAACCGGCCGGCTTCGTCCAGCTCGCCGATGTCGCCGGTGTGCAGCCAGCCGTCCCGCAACGTCGCTGAGGTCTCCTCGGCCAACCCGCGGTAGCCGCGCATGATGCCGCGCCCGCCGATCAGCACCTCGCCGTCGTCGGCGATGCGGACCTCGGTGCCGACCAGCGGCTCGCCGACCGTGCCGAGCTTGTTCGCCCCGGGCCGGTTCACGAACGACGCCGCCGACGACTCGGTCAGGCCGTAGCCCTCCAGGATCGTGATGCCCGCCCGGTCGAAGAACTCGCCGACCGGCCGCGACAGCGGCGCGGAGCCGGACACGAAGTACTTGACCCGGCCGCCGACCCGGTCGCGCAGCTTGCTGAACACCAGCTTGTCGGCGATGGCCCGGCGCACCTTCCAGTCGGGGTGCTCGGCCACGGCCAACGCCCAGTCGAACAGCTTCGCCTTCACCCCGCCCGCCTCGCGCACGGAGGCCACGACCCGCTGGTGGATCTTCTCGAAGATCCGCGGCGCGGCGGCCACCACGGTCGGGCGCAGGTCGAGCAGGTTGGCCGCGATCCGGTCCACGTCTCCGTCCACGGCGGTGGGCACGCCGGTCGCGAGCATCCCGACCTGGAGCACCTTGCCGAACGCGTGGGACATCGGCAGCCACAGGAAGTGCAGGTCCTCGGGCGTCAGCACGCCCAGCTCGCGGATCGCCTCGGCGGTGTAGAGCCAGTTGTCGTGGGTCAGCTCGACGCCCTTGGGCGTGCCCGTGGTGCCGGAGGTGTAGATCAGCGTGGCCAGCCGGTCCGGCGTGAGCTCGTCGACCATCGCGTCGTAGTCGCCCTCGGCCTCGTCGGGCTCCCAGTCCGTCGTGACGACCTTCGCGTCGACCTTGCCCGTCAGCTCCGGGTCGGCGACCACGAGCACGCTCCCCGAGTCGCGGACGATGTGCGCGACGACGTCCGGCGTGCTGCTGGGGTAGATGGTCGTCGTCACGCCGCCCGCCGCGAGCACGGCCAGGTCGGTGAGGATCCAGTCGACGCTGGTGGTCGCCATGATCGCGACCCGCGCCTCGTCGCGCACGCCGAGCCCGCGGAAGCCCAGCGCCCGCCTGCGCACCTGCTCGCCGACCTCGGCCCAGGTCAGGGACGTCCACCCGGCGCCTTCACGGTGGCGCAACGCCTCGGCGTCCGGGGTTTCGCGCACGCGTTCGCGCAGCAGATCGGGGATGGAACGGGCCACGGTGACCTCCAGGGAGCGGCGCTCTGGAGCGGTACTCTAACCCCGTGAGATCGACTGGTCGGCGGGCAGTGCTCGACGCGGCCCTCGCGCTGGTCGACGAGGGCGGGTTGGACGCGGTCACGATCAGCGCGCTGACCGCCCGCTCCGGGGTGTCCAACGGCAGCGTGTACCACCACTTCGGCAGCCGGGCGGGGCTGCTCACCGTGCTGTACGGGGAGAGCTTCGCGCACTGCGTGGCGGCGCTGGCGCCCGCGCTGGAGGTCGGCGGCCCGGAGGAGGTGGTGCGGGAGGTGGCGGCGCGGTACCTGCGCTGGGTCGCCGAGCACCCCGGCCGGGCCCGGTTCCTCTACGCCGCGCCGGCGACCGCCGATCCCGCCGTGAAAGCGGAGGTGTTCGAGCCGGTCGCGCGCTGGTTCGCCCAGCGCATGGCGGCGGGCGAGCTGCGCGAGATCCCGTTGTGGGCGTTGGACGCCGTGGTGATGGGACCCGCGCACGAGTGCGCCCGGCGGCACCTCATGGGCGTGCTCGACCTGACCAGGGCGGCGGATCTGGTCGGTGATGCGGTGTGGGCGGCGGTCGCGCCCGTAGGGTGACCGCATGGCCACTTGGGGCGACCTCGCCGCATACGTGCACGACACCTATGACGTGATCGCGGAGAACGAGGACGAGATCCGGATCCTGTTCAACTTCGAGCAGTACGACGAGGACGACGAGCGGACCCAGGTGGTCGTCCTGGTCCGCGAAGTGCTCGACAAGCTGCACGAGTGGGTGCAGATCGCCTCGCCGATCGGGCTGGCGGCGAGGGTCGACCTGCACGCGTTCCTCGCCGAGGTCGGCAACTCGACCATCGCGTGCGGCGCGGCGATCATGGGCGACCACGTGGTGCTGCGGCACTCGTTGCCGTTGTCGGACCTCGACATCCACGAGTTCACCGAGCCGCTGGCGCTGCTCGCGGGCACGGCGGACCGGCTGGAGGAAACGTTCTTCGGCGGCGACGACTACTAGTGCTAACTTAGGCTGACCTCACTAGGGAAGGCGCTGAGTGTCCACACGGCCTGTCGCGACCGCCGGGTACGAGTCCATGACCGTCCAGGTCCGCGCGGGGGTGGGCGAACGACGCCTGGTCGCCGCCGTGCGGTCCCTGTTCGTGCGGCACGAGGTGCTGCGCGCCGACGGCTTCACCGCCGAGTCGTGCGTCCACCGCGTGTCGCTGCCCTCGTGCCTGGTGGCGCTCGCCGCCGTCGAGGACGTGTCGGGTGACGTGCCGCTGCGGGTGTTGTGGCTGGACGGCGGCGCGTCCGGTCGGATCGTGCTGACCGTGCGCCTCGACGTGCTGGCCCGCCTGCCGTGGCACGTGCTGCTGCCCGGCCTGGTCTCGGCGTGGAGCGCGAGCACCCACCTGCGCGCCCGCCGGGCCTCCGCCCAGGTCTCCTGACACCCCCCGCCCGATCCCTCGCCCCGCGCGGTCGCCCGGACCGTTGACAGCGGGCGTCCCGGGGTGCTGTGATCCACCCAACAGATAGGAAAGTTTCCTAACTGAACCGCCGCCACCGTGTTCCACCTCACCCCTGAACCGTGGGAGGCGCCCTGTGGCACCCCGATGGCCCGTACTGACCCTCCTGACGCCGCTGGTCGCGGCGGTCCTGTCCGTGCCGACGGCCTCGGCGGACGACGTCGTCGCGGCGGCCGTCACCGAGCACCAGGCGGAGAGCGCGACGATCTCCGGCGGCCTGGTCGAGTCCAACCACGCGGGCTACACCGGCGGCGGGTTCGTCAACTACGACAACGCCTCCGGCGCGTACGTCGAGTTCACCGTGACCGCCGCGACCGCCGGACCCGCGACGCTGTCCTTCCGCTACGCCAACGGCACCACCACCAACCGGCCGGTGAGCGTCACGGTCAACGGCTCGGCCGGCGTGGGCGTGGCGTTCCCCGGCACCGGCGCCTGGTCCACGTGGGGCACCGGGTCGGCGACCGCGTCCCTGGCCGCCGGCGCGAACCGCGTGCGCGTCACGGCGACCACGGCCAACGGCGGCCCGAACCTCGACCGGCTCACCGTCGACACCGGCACGACGTCCGCCGGCCGGCCCGCGGACGTCAACGGGCAGTTGCGGGTGTGCGGCGTGAAGCTGTGCAACCAGTACGGGAAGCCGATCCAGTTGCGCGGCATGAGCACGCACGGCATCCAGTGGTACTCGCAGTGCGTCAAGACCGCCTCGCTGGACGCGCTGGCGACCGACTGGGGCGCCGACGTCCTGCGGATCTCGATGTACGTGCAGGAGGACGGGTACGAGACGAACCCGCGCAAGTTCACCGACCTGGTGCACGGCTACATCGAGGAGGCGACCCGGCGCGGCATGTACGCGCTGGTCGACTGGCACCAGCTCGACCCCGGCGACCCGAACGCCAACATCGCCCTGGCGCGCACGTTCTTCACCGAGGTCGCGCAGCGGCACCGGGACAAGACCAACATCATCTACGACATCGCGAACGAGCCGAACAACGTCTCGTGGGCGGGGATCAAGTCCTACGCCGAGCAGATGATCCCGGTGATCCGGGCGCAGGACCCGGACGGCGTGGTGTTCGTCGGCACGCACGGGTGGGGCTCGCTCGGCATCTCCGACGGCCGCAGCGAGCAGGACATCGTCGACAACCCCGTCAACGCCACGAACTTCATGTACACGTTCCACTTCTACGCGGCGTCGCACCAGGACGAGTACTTCGCCGCGTTGCAGCGGGCGGCGTCGCGGCTGCCGATCTTCGTGACCGAGTTCGGCACCCAGACCTACACCGGTGACGGCGCCAACGACTTCGCGTACAGCCAGAAGTACCTGGACTTCCTGGCCGCGAACAAGATCGGCTGGACGAACTGGAACTTCTCCGACGACTTCCGCTCGGGCGCGGTGTTCAAGGAGGGCACGTGCGCCGGGTCCACCTTCGCCGGCACGGGCGTGCTCAAGCCCGCCGGCGTCTGGATCCGCGACCGGATGAGGACGCCGGACAACTTCCCGACGAGCTGACCGGTCCCCGCCGACCTCCCGTCGGCGGCGCCGCGCCACCGCGACCGCGGTCCGCGGTGCCGCCGACGACGGGAAGCAGTCCCCTGCGCCCCAACGACCACGGCACGCGACGTCGTCCTCACCCCGGCGATCGGGGGATCTTCGACGCCGTGAGTGCGTGGGGCCCGGCCTTGCGGCAGCATCGAGGTGGGGCGAGACGCAGGGGGACACGTGCGCAAGAAGGTGGACAGCGGTGACACGGCGGCCGTGGTCGGCTTGGGGGTGGCCGCGGCACGCCGCGGTGACGTCGCGGCGGCGGAGGTCTGGTACCGCGCCGCCGCCGACCGCGGTGACGTGGACGGCATGAACCTGGTGGGGTTGCTCTGCGAGGAACGCGGCGCCGTCGCCGAAGCCTCGCGCTGGTACGCGCGTGCCGCGGCCGAGGGCGACACGGTCGCCATGCACGGCCTGGCGCGGATCGCGCGGCGGGACGGCCGGCTCGACGACGCCGAGCGCTGGTACCGGGAAGCCGCCGACCACGGCGACCAGGAGGCCATGACCGCGGTGGCCGACCTGATGTCGTCGACCGGACGGGCCGACGACGAGTGGTACCGCCGCGCCGCCGAGTCGGGCGACCCCCGGGCCCTCGCGGTGCTCGGCACGCGGCTGCGGGCCGGGGGAGAGCTCGCCGAGGCGGAGCGGTGGTTGCGCCGGGCCGTGGAGGTGACCGACGAGCCGTTCTTCATGGTGGAGCTCGGCTCGGTCCTCGCGGAGCGCGGTGACCTCGACGAGGCCGGGACGTGGCACCGCCGTGCCGCCTCGGCCGGTCACGTCGACGCGCTGGGCCACCTCGGCTCGGTGCTGGTGGCCCGGGGCGACCTGGCCCGGGCCGAGGAGGCCTACCGGGAGGCGGCCGGGACCGGTCGGAGGTCCGCCATGGCCGCCCTCGCGCTGCTGCTGGCGCACCGGGGCGAGGTCGGTGAGGCCGAGGACTGGTTGGCGCGGGCGGCGACCTCGGCCGGGGTCGAGGTGGACCACGACCTGTGGTCCGCGCTGCCGCCGCTGGGCGCCACCGCGCTGGACCGGCGGGAACGCGACGCGGCGACCCGCGTGCTCGTCGTCCTCGGCGTCCTGGCCCGGCGGCAGGACGACGTCGACCGGGCCGAGCGCTGCCTGCGCCGCGCGGCGGGCGTGGGCGACGCCCAGGCGATGCACGAGCTGGGGATGCTGCTGACCCGCTGGGGCGCCGCCGCCAGGCGTGCCGCCGCCCACCGGCCGGGTCGCCGGGTCGAGCCGGTGGCGGACCAGCCCGCGACCTGGTTCACCCGCGCCGCCGAGGCGGGCCACCCGGACGCGATGCTCAGCCTGTCCGCCCTGCACAAGGGCCGCCCGGAGGGCGACCTGTGGTGGCGCCGCGCCATCGCGGCGCGCCAGGCCGACGCGATGGAGGCGCTGGTCGACGACTCGTCCGGCTGACCGCGCCGGGCCTCAGGCGGAGGTGGCGCGCCGCCACCGCGCCACGACCAGGCGGACCTCGGCGAGCGGCAAGGTGCCAGGTTCGAGGATCTCCAGGACCCCGAGCAGGTCGTCGATCCCGCCGGCTTGGGCGAGGCAGGCCAGCACGATCGACGACACGTGGACCCGCGGGTGGGGGCTCTCCGGGACGGACAGCGCGACGCCCGAGCGCTGACCGAGCAGCTGGACGACCAGGGTGCGGTTGGCCGTGTTGGCGAGCAGGGGCACGGCGGCCAGCGCGTCCACCAGCGGTCCCAGGAGGTCGCCGGGGCGCGTGTCCACGTCGGCGGGAGCGCCCTTCCCGGGTAGCGGCTCGCCGAGCGCTCGCGCCAGCCGCTCCACCCCGCCGGTGCCCTGCTCCAGCCACCGGTCGACGCCATCCGGGTCCAGGTCGGAGTCCGGCGGCGGGTCCGCCGGCGGCGCGGGGACGTCGTCCGCTCCGGGGTCCACCTGCCGCAGGCCGTCCCGGGCCGCCAGGGCCAGGCGCAGCGCGGTCAGCCGTGCCGCCGCGGCGCGGTCCAGCTGTCGTGCCGTCCGGCGTTCCGCGTCACGGGCACGTCCGACGGCTTCCTCGCGGCGGTGGCCGTCGTCGGGGCGGTGGTCGCGTTCCCACGTCAGCCGGACGGTGTCCTCCTGCGCCCGCAGCAGGCGGCGGTGCAGGAACGCCGTGAGCCCGGTGAAGCGGCTCGCCAGGTGGTCGCCCTCGGCCACGTGCCGCCGGGCGCGGTCGACCTCCGCCTGCCGACCCGCGTCGCCCGGCAGGTGCAGGTGCACGCCTCCGGTGATGACACCCGCCTGCACGACCGGGCCGCGGACCGGCCCGGACACCTCGTTGTGCGAATCCATGTCCACCAGACCTCGGCCGCCGAACCCCGTGCCGCCAACGCTTCGCCGGAACACCCCGCGAGGGGGACCACGTCCAGGTTAGCGGCCCGGGTCGGGGAACCGGGTCAGGAGACCGGCCAGCTGTGGACCGGTTCGTTGGTGTGCATCAGGTCCCGGTAGGTGCGCAGCATCCGCCGCAGGGCCTCGGGCCGGTCCAGCGCCGTGTGGTCGTAGTGCCGGTGGAACGCGCGCGCCTGCCACGTCGCCCCGTTCACGCCGGTCAGGCACCGCTGCTCGATCACGCCGAGCAGCCGGTCCCGTTCCGCCGGGTCCACCTTCATCCGCACCAGGCCCTCGTGCGCCATCGGCAGCAGCCGGCGCAGCACCAGCTCCGCCACCGGCACGGTGCCGAGCCCCGGCCAGTACACCTGCGCGTCGATGCCCATCCGCGCGCCCGACGTGAAGTTCTCCTCCGCCGCGCTGAACGACATCTGCGACCACAGCGGCCGCTCCTCCTCGGCCAGCACGCGCACCAGGCCGTAGTAGAAGGCGCCGTTCGCCAGCATGTCGACCACCGTCGGCCCGGACGGCAACGTGCGGTTCTCCACCCGCAGGTGCGGCTGGTCGCGCACCACGTCGTACACCGGCCGGTTCCACCGGTAGATCGTGCCGTTGTGCAGCCGCAGCTCCGCCAACGAGGGCGTGTCGCCCCGCTCCAGCACCTGCAACGGGTCCTCCTCGTCGCAGATCGGCAGCAACGCCGGGAAGTACCGCACGTTCTCCTCGAACAGGTCGAAGATCGACGTGATCCACCGCTCCCCGAACCACACCCGCGGCCGGACGCCCTGCTCCTTCAGCTCGTCGCTGCGCGTGTCCGTGGCCTGCTGGAACAACGCGATCCGCGTCTCCCGCCACAGCTCCTTGCCCAGCAGGAACGGCGAGTTGGCGCCGATCGCGACCTGCACGCCCGCGATGGCCTGCGCCGCGTTCCAGTAGGCCGCGAAGTCCTCCGGCGACACCTGGAGGTGGAACTGGGTGCTGGTGCAGGCGGCCTCCGGCACGATCGAGTCCGCGGTGAGCTGCAACCGCTCGACACCGCTGATCCCGATCTGGAGGTCCTCGCCCCGCGCGGCCAGCACCTGCTCGTTGAGCAGCGCGTACCGCGGGTTGCCCGACAGCGCGTCCACCGCCAGGTGCTTCGGCTGCAACGTCGGCAGGATTCCGATCATCACCATGTGCGCGTCGACGCCCCGCGCCTTGTGCTCGGCCTCGTTCAACGACGTCCGCACGACGTCCTCGAACGCCGTGATCCCGCCGCCGGTCAGCAGCCGCGGCGCGACGTTGATCTCCAGGTTCCACTGGCCCAGCTCGGTCACGAAGTCCGGGTCGGCGATGGCCTCCAGCGCCTCGGCGTTGCGCATCGCCGGGTCGCCCGCGTCGTCGACCAGGTTGAGCTCGATCTCCAACCCGGTCGTCGGCCGGTCGAACTCGAACCTGGACTCGCCCAGCATCCGGGCGAACACGTCCAGGCAGCGACGCACCTTCGTGCGGTACCGCGTCCGGTCATCGCGGGTGAACTGCTGTCGCCCGACGTCGTCGCCCATACCGCCGCCTTCCGCACACCTCGATCAGCGCGCGGGTACCGCGATCGCGGTCACCACAAACCCCTCCCGCGCCAGCCAGCGCCCGGTGAAGCCGTCGAGCGCGACGCCGTCCACCACCGGGGGCTCGATGAGGATGCGGGCGGTGAACGTGCCGTCGTCCGGGTTGAGGGTCACCTCGGCATCCTCGAACCCCAGCCACTTCCGCGCCAGCGGGAACCACGCCTTGTAGACCGTCTCCTTGGCGCTGAACAGCAGCCGGTCCCACGCCACCTTGTCGCTCGACGCCCGCAGATCACCCATCCGGGCGAGCTCGCCGGGCACCGCGACGGCCTCCAGCACGCCGTCCGGGGTCGGTTCGTTCGGCTCGGCGTCGATCCCGATCGTCCACACCTCGGACACCCGGCCGACGGCCGCCGCCCGGTAGCCCTTGCAGTGCGTGATGCTGCCGACGACGCCCTCGGGCCACGTCGGCTCGCGGTTCGGGCCGGGCAGCAGCGGCGCGGGCGGGAACCCGAGACCGGCCAACGCCGTGCGCGCGCAGTGCCGGCCCGTGGCGAACTCCTTGCGCCTCTTCTCCACCGCCCGGGCGACGTGTTCCGCCTCCTGGGGGAACAACACCACCCCGTCGGGGTCGTCGAACGCGTCGAACGCCGACACCGGCGGCGTGAGCAGGTCCGTGATCACCGTGCGTCCCCTTCGCGCAGCACGTCCAGCAGCGGGGCGGCGGTCCAGCCGCGCGGCTGCCACTCCCGCGGGTAGCCGAGCGACACCTCGTCGAAGCGGACGCCGTCCTTGCGGATCGTGCGCGGGATGTGCAGGTGCCCGTAGACCATCACCGCCGCGCGGAACCTCAGGTGCCAGTCCGCGGTCCGCTCGGTGCCGCACCACAAGGCGAATTCGGGGTACCGCAGCACGAACGTGGGATCGCGCACGAGGGGCCAGTGGTTGATCAGCACGGTGCGCAACGAGCTGTCCACAGCGCGCAACCGGCGCTCGCTCTCCTCGATCCGCGCCGCGCACCACGCCTCGCGGCTCGGGTACGGGTCCGGGTGCAGGAAGTACTCGTCGGTGCAGATGACACCGGCCTCCTGCGCGACGGCCAGCGCGGACGCCTTGTCGATCGTGCCCGCCGGGCGGAACGTGTAGTCGTAGAGCGTGAACAGCGGCGCCACCGCCACCGGGCCGCCCGCGCCCTCGAACACCGCGTACTCGTCCTCGGGGGTGAGCACGTCGATGCCGCGGCACAGCTCGACGAGCTGCTTGTAGCGCACCTCGCCGCGGGCCTGCGCCGGGTCGTCCTTCGTGGTCCACAGCTCGTGGTTGCCCGGCGACCACACCACCTTGGCGAACCGGCCGCGCAGCACGCCCAGCGCCCACTCGACGTCGTCGAACTTCTCCGCCACGTCACCCGCCACGATCAGCCAGTCGTCGGGCGAGTGCGGTCGGATGGCGTCGACGAACTGGCGGTTCTGCTGGTACGTCACGTGCAGGTCGCTGGTGGCGAGGAGTCGCGGCGCAGTGCTCACACCTTCGAGCGTATCCGTGCGCAGCGAGTATCGGGGAGTGACCGCTCATCCGCTCGTCGCTCCTGTGTGGCCGCTCGGCGGTGTGATGGTGGCCGCGTGACGCTGGACCACTCCCGTTCGTCGCGCGTTCCCTTACCAGGGGGCGTCGGTGTTCCTAGCGTGATGGGCATCACGACGTCCTGGGCGGAGGACCTGATGACCAACTACGCAAGACCAGCGCAGCCGTTCGGTCGAACGGTGGGCGCGGAGATCGCCCGCCAGGTGCAACAGCACACGCACCCCGCGGTCGCCCCCAGGCGCACGGACGACGCCGCCCTGGCCATGTTGCTGCGCGCCCGCCAGCGCGGTGACGCCCAGCGGCAGGAGCCGTGGGTGCGCCGGGCCCCGGAAGCGCCGCCACGACCGCCGCACGCCGACGTGATCGAGCAACTGGCCGTGCGCCTGGTGCCGCCGTCGCTGTGGGCGGTGGTGGAGCCGCTGCTGCCACCCGCGAAGGTGCGCCGCCAGGGCGGCGGCCGGGGCCGGGTGTCGGACCGCGCCATCTTCACCGCGATCGTGTTCGTCCTGACCAGCGGTTGCGCCTGGCGGCACCTGCCGCCGACGTTCGGCGTGACCGTGCCGACCGTGCACCGCCGGTTCCAGGAGTGGAGCGAGGCCGGGTTGTGGCTGCGGCTGCGCCGGGCGGCGATGGACGGCGCGGCGGGCGACGCCGAGTGGCTGCGGCTGGTGCTGGAAGCGGCGGAACGACGCGGCGCGCGCGCCGTGGGCTGAGCCGAACGGGGACCGACGGTGGCAACGCGGGCGTCCCGACTGCGAACCGGGGCGCCCGCCGCGCCGTTCGTCCCGATGGAGGTGTTCCCGATGACCGAGTTGTCCGGACGCGAGGTCGCGCTGCTGAAGGCGACCGTCGCGAACCGGGTCGAGCTGACCCGCAGCGCCGAACCCGACGTGCGGGTGGACGGTCTGCCGTTCTGCGACCCGACGACGGCCCGCGCGCTCGTGCACGCCGGCCTGATCGAGGCGGCGAGCCCGGTCGCGCCGGGTGACCTCGCGGCCGCCCGCCTGACCGCCGCCGGCGCCGCGGCCCTCGGCCTGGCGGTCTACGCGGCCTGACCGGCCCGCCCCCGGCCCCGGCCCCACCGCCTCACCGGCTCGGGCCGCCGGGTCCTGGGCGAGCAGCTCGCTCAACCGCGCCGCCGGGCTCGCCGGCACCCGCCTCCTCGGCGGCGGCGAGCAGCTTCGGCAGTTTTCGGGGTCGAGGTGGTCCGACGTCGTGAACCGCCTGCCGGAGGGTGACCGGTTCCCGGCGTGGCGCCACCGTTCGCGCGGTCAGGCGTGCACGCCCGCCTGGTACTTCGGCACCCTCACGCTGATCTTCGTCCCCAGCCCCTGGGCCGTTTCCACGACGAGGCCGTAGTCGTCGCCGTAGCAGCGCCGGAGGCGTTCGTCGATGTTCCCCAGCCCTATCCCGGCCGTCTCGCCGACCTGGCCCGCCAACGTGCGGCGCAGCGCGTCCGGGTCCATGCCGATGCCGTCGTCCTCGATGGTGATGTGGGCCTCCTCGCCCGCGTCCGCCGCCAGGATCGAGATGTGGCCCGGCCCGACCTTGCCCTCCATCCCGTGCCGCACGGCGTTCTCCACCAGCGGTTGCAGGCACAGGAACGGCACGGTCACCGGCAGCACCTCCGGCGCGATCTGCAACGTCACCTTCAGCCGCTCGCCGAACCGGGCCCGTTCCAGGGCCAGGTACTGGTCGATCGACTTCAGCTCCTCCGACAACGTGGTGAAGTCACCCGCCCGGCGGAACGAGTAGCGGGTGAAGTCGGCGAAGTCCAGCAACAGCGTGCGAGCGCGCTCGGGGTCCGTGCGCACGTAGGACGCGATGGCGGACAACGAGTTGTAGATGAAGTGCGGCGAGATCTGCGCCCGCAGCGCCCGCACCTCCGCCTCCACCAACCGGGTCCGCGACCGGTCCAGCTCGGCCAGCTCCAGCTGGCCCGACGCCCAGCGCGCCACCTCGTTCGTCGCCCGCACCAACCCGGCCGACGCCTCCCGGCTGTAGGCCGCCAGCACGCCCACCACCCGTCCCTCCACGGTCAGCGGCGCGAGGACGGCCGTGTGCACGGGGCAGTCGGGCGCGGAGCAGGTGATGTCGAACGCCCGGGTGCGGCCGGTGGAGAACACGTCGGCGGCCAGCCCCATCGCCTCGGCCGCGTGGTGCCCGCCGTCGCCCTCCCACGCCACGACCTCGGTCTCGTCGGTCAACGCGAGCGCGGGCGTGCCGAGCAGCGTCCGCAGGTGCTTGGCCGACTTCTTCGCCGCCTCCGGCACCAGCCCGGCGCGCAGCGGGGGAGCGGCGGACCATGCGGTGTGCAGCGTCTCGAACGTGATCCGCTGCTCGTGGGTCAGGAAGTCGTTGCGGGTGCGGGAGGTCCACCACAGCGTGCTCACCACGGCGAGGCCGACGAGCAGGATCGCGCCCGCCGTCCACAACGCGGTCACAACCGGTCCTGACTGCGCAGACCCAGGTTCTCCGGCGCGTGCAAGCGCACCATGACGTGGTTCACCCCCGGAGGCACCTTGCGCGGCGTCAGCAGCGACACCACGTACATCACGACGAAACCGAGCGGCACGGTCCAC
It contains:
- a CDS encoding glutamate--cysteine ligase, which codes for MGDDVGRQQFTRDDRTRYRTKVRRCLDVFARMLGESRFEFDRPTTGLEIELNLVDDAGDPAMRNAEALEAIADPDFVTELGQWNLEINVAPRLLTGGGITAFEDVVRTSLNEAEHKARGVDAHMVMIGILPTLQPKHLAVDALSGNPRYALLNEQVLAARGEDLQIGISGVERLQLTADSIVPEAACTSTQFHLQVSPEDFAAYWNAAQAIAGVQVAIGANSPFLLGKELWRETRIALFQQATDTRSDELKEQGVRPRVWFGERWITSIFDLFEENVRYFPALLPICDEEDPLQVLERGDTPSLAELRLHNGTIYRWNRPVYDVVRDQPHLRVENRTLPSGPTVVDMLANGAFYYGLVRVLAEEERPLWSQMSFSAAEENFTSGARMGIDAQVYWPGLGTVPVAELVLRRLLPMAHEGLVRMKVDPAERDRLLGVIEQRCLTGVNGATWQARAFHRHYDHTALDRPEALRRMLRTYRDLMHTNEPVHSWPVS
- a CDS encoding 4'-phosphopantetheinyl transferase family protein, yielding MITDLLTPPVSAFDAFDDPDGVVLFPQEAEHVARAVEKRRKEFATGRHCARTALAGLGFPPAPLLPGPNREPTWPEGVVGSITHCKGYRAAAVGRVSEVWTIGIDAEPNEPTPDGVLEAVAVPGELARMGDLRASSDKVAWDRLLFSAKETVYKAWFPLARKWLGFEDAEVTLNPDDGTFTARILIEPPVVDGVALDGFTGRWLAREGFVVTAIAVPAR
- a CDS encoding metallophosphoesterase family protein, which gives rise to MSTAPRLLATSDLHVTYQQNRQFVDAIRPHSPDDWLIVAGDVAEKFDDVEWALGVLRGRFAKVVWSPGNHELWTTKDDPAQARGEVRYKQLVELCRGIDVLTPEDEYAVFEGAGGPVAVAPLFTLYDYTFRPAGTIDKASALAVAQEAGVICTDEYFLHPDPYPSREAWCAARIEESERRLRAVDSSLRTVLINHWPLVRDPTFVLRYPEFALWCGTERTADWHLRFRAAVMVYGHLHIPRTIRKDGVRFDEVSLGYPREWQPRGWTAAPLLDVLREGDAR
- a CDS encoding histidine kinase — encoded protein: MTALWTAGAILLVGLAVVSTLWWTSRTRNDFLTHEQRITFETLHTAWSAAPPLRAGLVPEAAKKSAKHLRTLLGTPALALTDETEVVAWEGDGGHHAAEAMGLAADVFSTGRTRAFDITCSAPDCPVHTAVLAPLTVEGRVVGVLAAYSREASAGLVRATNEVARWASGQLELAELDRSRTRLVEAEVRALRAQISPHFIYNSLSAIASYVRTDPERARTLLLDFADFTRYSFRRAGDFTTLSEELKSIDQYLALERARFGERLKVTLQIAPEVLPVTVPFLCLQPLVENAVRHGMEGKVGPGHISILAADAGEEAHITIEDDGIGMDPDALRRTLAGQVGETAGIGLGNIDERLRRCYGDDYGLVVETAQGLGTKISVRVPKYQAGVHA